The Nodularia sp. LEGE 06071 genome has a segment encoding these proteins:
- the glyQ gene encoding glycine--tRNA ligase subunit alpha: MNFQSVISLLHQFWGERGCLIAQPYDIEKGAGTKNPHTFLRALGPEPWSVAYVEPCRRPTDGRYGENPNRFQHYYQYQVLIKPSPDNIQDIYLDSLRVLGIRPEDHDVRFVEDNWEDATVGAWGTGWEVWLDGMEITQFTYFQQCGGIDCRPVSIEITYGLERLVMYLQQVEAITKIDWTDTITYGDVFLQSEIEQCTYNFEGSNPELLLTLFNLYEQEASQLTERGLVVPSLDYVMKCSHTFNLLDARGVISVTERTRYIGRIRHLARKVAHLYVEQREKLGFPLLKGITV, encoded by the coding sequence GTGAATTTTCAGTCTGTTATTAGTTTATTGCACCAATTTTGGGGTGAACGTGGTTGCTTAATTGCCCAGCCTTACGACATTGAGAAGGGGGCGGGTACCAAAAACCCTCATACATTTTTAAGGGCTTTGGGACCGGAACCTTGGTCTGTTGCTTATGTTGAACCATGTCGTCGTCCTACTGATGGCCGTTACGGCGAAAATCCGAATCGTTTTCAACACTATTATCAGTACCAAGTTTTGATTAAGCCGTCACCGGATAATATTCAAGATATTTATCTCGATTCTTTGAGGGTTTTGGGCATTCGTCCAGAAGACCACGATGTTCGGTTTGTGGAAGATAACTGGGAAGATGCGACTGTGGGCGCTTGGGGTACTGGTTGGGAAGTCTGGTTAGATGGGATGGAAATTACTCAATTTACCTATTTCCAACAGTGTGGGGGAATTGATTGTCGTCCTGTATCGATTGAAATTACTTACGGCTTGGAGCGGCTGGTGATGTATCTCCAGCAGGTGGAAGCTATTACTAAGATTGATTGGACGGACACTATTACTTATGGTGATGTTTTTCTGCAAAGTGAGATTGAGCAGTGTACTTACAATTTTGAGGGATCGAATCCTGAGTTGCTGCTGACACTGTTTAATTTATATGAGCAGGAAGCTAGTCAATTAACTGAGCGTGGGTTGGTTGTACCCAGCCTGGATTATGTGATGAAGTGTTCGCACACGTTTAATTTGCTGGATGCTAGGGGTGTGATTTCGGTGACGGAACGAACTCGTTATATTGGGAGGATTCGTCATTTGGCTCGGAAGGTGGCTCATTTATATGTTGAGCAACGGGAAAAGTTGGGTTTTCCACTGCTGAAGGGGATAACAGTGTGA
- a CDS encoding ComEC/Rec2 family competence protein: MIQTSGVFICLGFILGLLLTGVPGGGFWVLGFGVVGALLFGRRRLGQFAQKSENAHGKTQAVPSIWQNAPHPRIWLVAGLVGLLATFYFQWRSPQPDENDISTFISSANNGNQQQLVIVRGEVVSNPRLTRSQRGQFLLAATQLDEVKNETGPVNVPKGVTGKLYVTVPILQATGLYPGQQIAVTGILYKPRTASNPGAFDFQKFLKQQGIFAGLTGRQINVLDQYDERQWGWWQIRQRIVRSQVRWLGVPGGPLVSAMVLGSKAVDLPYDIRDLFVKAGLAHTLAASGFHVSLVLGLILQLTRRASKGTQFTFGCLALIIFLSLTGFQPSVLRAVIMGFAALVGLLLKRKVKQFGSLLLAATLLLLINPLWIWDLGFELSFLATLGLIVTVPALVKRLDWLPPAIASLIAVPLAATIWTLPLQLYVFGVMPAYGVLLNIISTPLIAMISIGGIISAIAALIWPAAGSALAGGLHYPTDWLIKLVESFSNLPGNSLSLGSISTWQLLGIYAVVISVWLVRWWQKRWWFAGLMAIGLVVIPFWHSANTLLRITVLAAGTEPVVVIQDRGRVTLINSGDEGTGRFTILPFLQQQGINQIDWAIAYGIASNSKYEDSNAWLEVLQTLPIRNFYEYSPNLTSTIAAQAIQQEVQKQQGIYQPLAPGQTVNTSSVVAQLINEQLPVLQFQIQGQNWLLVGNVKSQEVEQLYKAGSLLRPQVLWCSPQSLRDLVQVFQPQVAIASSANLDSKTLSELSKNQTKLFFTREDGAIQWTPNGQFEAFVQATENKSSVF; encoded by the coding sequence ATGATTCAGACAAGTGGTGTGTTTATCTGTCTTGGCTTTATTCTGGGATTGCTGTTGACGGGTGTTCCTGGGGGTGGGTTTTGGGTTCTGGGTTTTGGGGTTGTGGGAGCGCTTCTGTTTGGAAGACGCAGATTAGGGCAGTTTGCTCAAAAGTCTGAAAATGCTCATGGTAAAACTCAGGCGGTTCCTAGTATTTGGCAAAATGCTCCCCATCCTAGAATATGGCTGGTTGCTGGGTTGGTGGGGTTGTTAGCAACTTTTTATTTTCAATGGCGATCGCCACAACCAGATGAAAATGATATCAGTACATTTATTTCGTCCGCAAATAACGGTAATCAACAACAACTAGTGATTGTTCGTGGGGAGGTGGTAAGTAATCCCCGTTTGACTCGTAGCCAACGAGGGCAATTTTTGTTGGCTGCTACTCAGCTTGATGAGGTCAAAAATGAAACTGGCCCAGTTAATGTGCCTAAAGGTGTGACGGGCAAATTATATGTGACAGTGCCAATACTTCAGGCTACGGGGTTATATCCTGGTCAACAAATTGCTGTGACTGGAATTTTATACAAGCCGAGAACCGCATCAAATCCTGGTGCTTTCGATTTTCAGAAGTTTCTCAAGCAACAAGGAATATTTGCTGGTTTGACTGGCAGACAGATTAATGTTCTGGATCAGTATGATGAACGTCAGTGGGGATGGTGGCAAATTCGGCAACGAATTGTGCGATCGCAAGTTCGTTGGTTAGGTGTTCCAGGCGGTCCCCTTGTCAGTGCAATGGTTTTGGGTAGTAAAGCCGTTGATTTACCCTACGATATTCGTGATTTGTTTGTGAAGGCAGGGTTGGCTCATACTTTGGCAGCTTCAGGATTTCACGTTTCTTTGGTCTTGGGTTTAATTCTACAACTGACAAGGCGGGCATCGAAGGGAACACAATTTACCTTTGGCTGTTTGGCGTTAATTATTTTCCTCAGTTTAACGGGGTTCCAACCTTCGGTGCTGCGTGCCGTAATTATGGGTTTTGCGGCTTTGGTGGGTTTGCTATTAAAAAGAAAGGTTAAACAATTTGGCTCTCTACTATTAGCCGCAACTCTATTATTGCTGATTAACCCGTTATGGATTTGGGATTTAGGCTTTGAATTGAGTTTTTTAGCAACACTAGGGTTAATCGTCACAGTCCCCGCACTTGTGAAACGCTTAGATTGGTTACCACCAGCGATCGCTTCTTTAATTGCTGTGCCTCTGGCGGCTACGATTTGGACTTTACCTCTGCAACTTTATGTATTTGGGGTTATGCCTGCTTATGGTGTGTTACTGAATATCATCAGCACACCTTTGATTGCCATGATTAGTATAGGTGGAATTATCAGTGCGATCGCCGCATTAATTTGGCCTGCGGCTGGTAGCGCTTTAGCAGGAGGATTACATTATCCTACTGATTGGCTGATTAAATTAGTCGAATCATTCAGCAACTTGCCGGGTAATTCTCTGAGTTTGGGAAGTATATCTACGTGGCAGTTACTAGGCATATATGCAGTGGTTATTTCGGTTTGGCTAGTACGTTGGTGGCAGAAACGCTGGTGGTTTGCAGGTTTAATGGCTATTGGTTTGGTGGTGATCCCATTTTGGCATTCTGCAAATACATTATTGAGAATCACAGTCTTAGCCGCAGGTACAGAACCGGTTGTAGTCATTCAAGACCGAGGAAGAGTGACACTGATTAATAGTGGTGATGAGGGGACTGGACGCTTCACAATTCTACCATTTCTACAACAGCAGGGCATTAATCAAATAGATTGGGCGATCGCCTATGGCATCGCTAGTAATTCTAAATATGAGGATAGTAATGCTTGGTTGGAAGTGCTGCAAACTCTACCAATTAGAAATTTTTATGAATATTCACCCAACCTCACAAGTACCATTGCTGCTCAAGCAATTCAACAGGAAGTCCAAAAGCAACAAGGAATTTACCAACCTTTAGCACCTGGTCAAACAGTCAATACTAGTTCGGTGGTTGCTCAGTTAATTAATGAACAGTTACCTGTTTTACAATTTCAAATTCAAGGTCAAAATTGGCTATTGGTGGGTAATGTCAAGTCTCAAGAGGTGGAACAACTATATAAGGCGGGAAGCTTGCTGCGTCCGCAAGTGTTGTGGTGTAGCCCTCAGTCTTTGAGAGATTTAGTACAAGTGTTTCAACCACAGGTGGCGATCGCCTCTTCTGCTAACCTTGACTCAAAAACCTTATCTGAACTGAGTAAAAACCAGACAAAACTATTTTTTACTAGAGAGGATGGTGCTATCCAATGGACACCCAATGGTCAATTTGAAGCATTTGTGCAAGCAACAGAAAATAAATCTTCAGTTTTTTGA